In Phragmites australis chromosome 16, lpPhrAust1.1, whole genome shotgun sequence, one DNA window encodes the following:
- the LOC133896354 gene encoding probable transcription factor RL9, producing the protein MEAAASAPDLSLHISLPSSAASPSTAPGLGDGGGGRGTAAGGDPWRRLNGSTASTELSLSPPPPQEGPADVLPWRLRPTAANSSSSPAEAALLPVTVPRLSLDAAASEEAARARPINGVPVYSSPRAAGAPFLGVSDYNPYHYSAWPSSLRSTTSQAAASAAAFLAPSAYHRMLSGSGTGRLHIHGVLADTLRGYGGHHQHIGSLASAHYMPRLPTSRRGMRAPRMRWTSTLHARFVHAVELLGGHERATPKSVLELMDVKDLTLAHVKSHLQMYRTVKSTDKPATSSGPVDGGGSGDDDPPSATQAPDVNPQPFTGNRSASSEGAASHAHAGGGDVDDVECSSADDSDGCRARSASSKDQWLPSSACNNNVDAHRSVGVSFTIEDEDMEPCRSDGLQQVPNHEMSSPSLEFTLGRPNWNGDAEHD; encoded by the exons ATGGAGGCGGCAGCGTCGGCGCCGGACCTGTCGCTGCACATCAGCCTGCCGAGCAGCGCTGCGTCGCCGTCGACCGCTCCGGGGCTGGGCGATGGAGGTGGGGGGCGAGGTACGGCGGCGGGAGGGGACCCGTGGCGACGCCTCAATGGGTCCACGGCGTCGACCGAGCTGTCGctctcgccgccaccgcctcagGAGGGGCCTGCGGACGTCCTTCCGTGGCGGCTGCGGCCAACAGCAGCcaattcctcctcctccccggcggaGGCGGCGTTACTCCCGGTGACCGTGCCGAGGCTTTCGCTCGACGCCGCGGCgtcggaggaggcggcgcgggcgcggccaATCAACGGGGTGCCCGTCTACAGCAGCCCGCGGGCCGCTGGCGCTCCGTTTCTGGGCGTCAGCGACTACAACCCCTACCACTACTCGGCGTGGCCCTCGTCCCTGCGCTCCACGACGTCCCAGGCCGCGGCTTCCGCGGCGGCGTTCCTCGCGCCGTCCGCGTACCACCGGATGCTGTCGGGCTCGGGCACCGGCCGGCTCCACATCCACGGCGTGCTCGCCGACACGCTCCGCGGCTACGGCGGGCATCACCAGCACATAGGCAGCCTGGCCTCGGCCCACTACATGCCGAGGCTTCCGACCTCCCGGCGCGGCATGCGCGCGCCGCGGATGCGGTGGACGAGTACCCTCCACGCGCGCTTCGTCCATGCCGTCGAGCTCCTCGGTGGCCACGAGC GGGCGACGCCGAAGTCGGTGCTCGAGCTAATGGACGTGAAGGACCTGACGCTAGCGCATGTGAAGAGCCATTTGCAG ATGTATAGGACCGTGAAGAGCACTGACAAGCCTGCAACCTCCTCAG GGCCGGTCGACGGCGGTGGCTCCGGCGACGACGACCCCCCGAGTGCCACGCAGGCTCCGGACGTCAACCCGCAGCCGTTCACGGGAAACCGGTCAGCCTCATCGGAGGGCGCAGCAAGCCATGCCCATGCTGGTGGCGGCGACGTCGATGACGTTGAATGCTCCTCGGCCGACGATTCCGATGGCTGCAGAGCGCGCAGCGCTTCATCAAA AGATCAATGGCTACCATCAAGTGCATGCAACAACAACGTAGACGCCCATCGTTCTGTTGGCGTTTCATTCACCATTGAG GACGAGGACATGGAGCCTTGTAGATCAGATGGCTTGCAGCAGGTACCCAACCATGAAATGAGCAGCCCTAGCCTGGAGTTCACGCTGGGACGACCGAACTGGAACGGTGATGCAGAACATGACTAG